In Candidatus Micrarchaeota archaeon, the genomic window TAGAAAAACTGAAGGGTGAGGATAGAGATAAAGAGATCTTGAGAGTGGGTTTGATAGCGGAATTGGATGCGATTAACTTGTACGAACAGTTGGCTGCTATGTGTGATGATTTGAAGATAAAGAAGGTATTAATGGATATTGCTAAAGAAGAGAAAACTCATGTCGGTGAGTTTTTAGAATTGCTCCTGGAACGTGACAGAGAGCAGGTTGACCAACTTAATAAAGGTAAGGAGGAGGTTGAAGAGTTGACCGGTTGACCGTCCGT contains:
- a CDS encoding rubrerythrin, which produces MMSDIPKNIEKLKGEDRDKEILRVGLIAELDAINLYEQLAAMCDDLKIKKVLMDIAKEEKTHVGEFLELLLERDREQVDQLNKGKEEVEELTG